The following coding sequences lie in one Thalassoglobus polymorphus genomic window:
- a CDS encoding M16 family metallopeptidase has translation MPEQSIHTFELSNGLTLLVEQMPHVQSAAFSLLTPAGTIYENRGENGMAAVALDMMTRGAGERNSRQLSAALDFLGVQGNDNVGWNFLSFSGATLAENLLDALPIYADLVQRPLLPEDQFPAVMNSAAQALLSIEDEPQRKVFVELRKRCYDDPWGRSTDGSLEELEKLNYPSVVEYIKETVRPNGSLIGVAGNVDAEEIRAQVEKHFGDWKVGEEPVIDRQACSGGVHHIPHESSQTHIGISYESIPYSSPDYLTAWTAVSILSGGSSSRLFTEVREKRGLCYSVYATLNSLLTEGRVLAYAGTTTERAQETLDVMLAEIRKLGEGIDESELKRCKARAKSSLIMQQESTGARAGSIARDWFHLKRVKTLDEIHDEVEAITVDRILEYLNQHPLKNVTVLTIGAQPLEVNLEN, from the coding sequence ATGCCAGAACAATCAATTCACACTTTTGAACTTTCCAACGGCCTGACACTTTTGGTCGAACAGATGCCACACGTTCAATCGGCAGCCTTTTCCTTACTGACTCCAGCGGGGACGATCTATGAGAACCGTGGGGAGAACGGGATGGCTGCGGTGGCTTTGGACATGATGACTCGCGGAGCAGGCGAGAGAAATAGCCGACAACTCTCAGCGGCACTCGATTTTCTGGGCGTGCAGGGGAATGATAACGTTGGTTGGAATTTCCTCTCGTTCTCTGGAGCGACTCTGGCAGAAAACCTGCTTGACGCACTGCCAATCTATGCCGATCTGGTACAGCGACCGTTATTGCCGGAAGATCAATTCCCCGCTGTCATGAACAGTGCTGCCCAGGCACTGCTTTCGATTGAGGATGAACCACAGCGGAAAGTCTTCGTTGAACTGCGGAAACGTTGCTACGACGACCCTTGGGGGCGTTCGACAGATGGATCGCTCGAAGAACTGGAAAAGTTGAACTATCCATCGGTTGTTGAGTACATCAAGGAAACTGTCCGGCCGAATGGTTCCTTGATCGGCGTGGCGGGTAATGTTGACGCCGAGGAAATCCGGGCTCAGGTTGAAAAGCACTTCGGTGACTGGAAAGTGGGTGAAGAGCCTGTCATCGATCGGCAAGCCTGTTCGGGCGGTGTCCATCATATCCCACACGAATCTTCGCAAACACACATTGGAATCTCTTACGAAAGCATTCCGTATTCCAGCCCCGACTACCTTACTGCCTGGACCGCAGTCAGCATTTTGAGTGGCGGCAGCAGTTCCCGGCTCTTTACAGAAGTACGGGAAAAACGTGGGTTGTGTTACTCCGTTTACGCCACGCTCAACAGTTTGCTGACGGAAGGTCGCGTTCTTGCCTACGCCGGGACGACAACTGAACGTGCTCAGGAAACTCTGGATGTCATGCTCGCAGAGATTCGCAAACTCGGCGAAGGGATTGATGAGTCGGAACTGAAACGCTGCAAGGCGAGAGCGAAAAGTTCGCTGATCATGCAACAGGAATCGACCGGAGCCCGTGCCGGTTCGATTGCTCGTGATTGGTTCCACCTCAAGCGAGTGAAAACCCTGGACGAAATTCACGACGAAGTTGAAGCGATTACCGTCG
- a CDS encoding glycine--tRNA ligase, with protein MSQTDRSELMDKIASLCKRRGFIFQDSEIYGGQNGFWDYGPLGTELKRNVREAWWQDMIARHDPLDAPEGAPHAFQMVGVETTIIMNPQVWKASGHFDLFVDKMVDCKAAKKRYRHDHVYGRWITGKRKSKEGESDPIRVFVTAVGDKPEIEAQALAFFGLKKKYADRLEWESDVINLTEIPVEDYGIVVAPEATETGTLTAPRDFNLMFKTIIGALGTVEDTAYLRPETAQGIFVNFKNVVDSSRVKLPLGICQVGKSFRNEITPRHFTFRSREFEQMEIEFFCSPDESQEWYTYWRNRRYSWYIELGIPEEKLILREHHKDELAHYSVGTADIEYAFPFLIEGEYGELEGVAHRGDFDLRSHMEGKLKATDEGTLEVELNEHGQPKYRGSGKDLTYFDDQTRERFIPHVVEPSAGADRATLAFICEAYHEDKQPDDKGNMQTRVVMKFHPRLAPIKAAVFPLVKKDGQPEKAKEVFRSLKSAGLNVTYDEQGAIGRRYRRQDEIGTPWCITIDGDTLEQGTVTIRDRDSLEQVLVKVEDVTDEILRRLR; from the coding sequence ATGTCTCAGACGGACCGATCAGAGTTGATGGATAAGATAGCCTCGTTGTGTAAACGGCGTGGATTCATTTTCCAGGACTCCGAAATTTATGGTGGTCAAAACGGATTCTGGGACTATGGCCCTCTCGGAACCGAATTGAAACGAAATGTCCGAGAAGCCTGGTGGCAGGACATGATTGCACGACACGATCCGCTGGATGCTCCGGAAGGTGCTCCACATGCGTTTCAGATGGTCGGAGTAGAAACGACGATCATCATGAACCCGCAGGTCTGGAAAGCCAGCGGACACTTCGACCTGTTCGTTGACAAAATGGTCGATTGCAAGGCAGCCAAAAAACGTTACCGACATGACCATGTCTACGGTCGCTGGATTACCGGAAAAAGAAAAAGCAAAGAAGGCGAATCCGATCCGATTCGCGTCTTTGTGACTGCCGTCGGAGACAAGCCGGAGATTGAAGCTCAGGCCTTGGCTTTCTTCGGCCTGAAGAAGAAATACGCTGACCGACTCGAATGGGAAAGCGATGTCATCAACCTGACTGAAATTCCGGTTGAAGATTACGGAATTGTTGTCGCTCCCGAAGCGACCGAAACCGGAACGCTGACAGCTCCTCGGGACTTCAACTTGATGTTCAAAACGATCATCGGAGCACTCGGGACTGTCGAAGATACAGCCTATCTGCGACCGGAAACGGCTCAGGGGATTTTCGTCAACTTCAAGAATGTTGTTGATTCCAGTCGCGTCAAACTCCCTTTGGGGATTTGTCAGGTCGGAAAAAGTTTTCGGAATGAAATCACTCCGCGTCACTTCACGTTTCGATCGCGTGAATTCGAACAGATGGAAATTGAGTTCTTCTGCTCACCTGATGAATCGCAAGAATGGTACACCTACTGGCGAAACCGTCGGTATTCCTGGTACATCGAATTGGGAATTCCGGAAGAGAAGCTCATCCTGCGTGAACACCACAAAGATGAATTGGCTCACTATTCCGTCGGGACAGCTGACATTGAGTACGCGTTTCCGTTTCTCATCGAAGGAGAATATGGCGAACTCGAAGGAGTCGCTCATCGTGGCGATTTCGATTTAAGATCGCACATGGAAGGAAAATTGAAAGCGACTGACGAAGGAACGCTGGAGGTCGAACTCAACGAACATGGTCAGCCCAAATACCGTGGTTCCGGAAAAGATCTGACATACTTCGACGACCAAACTCGTGAGAGATTCATTCCCCATGTCGTTGAACCTTCAGCGGGAGCAGATCGAGCGACACTGGCGTTCATCTGTGAAGCCTATCACGAAGACAAGCAACCCGACGACAAAGGCAACATGCAGACTCGAGTGGTGATGAAGTTCCATCCTCGCCTGGCTCCGATTAAAGCGGCTGTCTTCCCGTTGGTCAAAAAAGATGGGCAACCAGAGAAAGCGAAGGAAGTCTTCCGATCACTCAAAAGTGCTGGCCTGAATGTCACTTATGATGAGCAGGGAGCAATCGGACGCCGGTACCGTCGGCAAGATGAAATCGGAACTCCATGGTGTATTACCATCGACGGTGACACGCTCGAACAGGGAACCGTCACCATTCGAGACCGTGATTCACTGGAGCAGGTCCTCGTCAAAGTCGAAGACGTGACCGATGAAATCCTGAGACGTCTGCGGTAA